The genomic segment CAGATAATTCGTGCTTGGGGAATGGCTGGGCTCAGATGCCGCATTCCCCGGAATTATCCGGATGGCATGTGAAAAAACGGTAAACGCTACGGCACCGATGTTCCCGTGTTCTGCATAGGAATGCGTCAACGAGCGCTCCGCGTCCTGCTATTGGACACGGAGCGCGGGAACGATCGTTGCGATTAACGAACGCTGCTCTCGAAACGGCTCGCGCCAGGCAACTCCAGCACCAGCTCATCGCCCACGTTCAGTGGTCCGACGCCCGCCGGAGTACCGGTGAGAATCACGTCGCCGGCCTGCAGCGAGAAGCAGCCCGCCATGTATTGAATCATCGGCACGATAGGGTTGAGCATCAGGCTGCTGTTGCCGTCCTGGCGTACTTCACCGTTGATGGTCAAACGCACGGGGATGTCGGTCAGGTCAGCAAACGCGTCCTTCGAGACAAAGGGGGCGATCACTGCCGCGCCGTCGAAGGACTTGGCGACTTCCCACGGCAGGCCTTTGCCCTTGAGCTCGGCCTGCTTGTCGCGCAAGGTCAGGTCCAAGGCCGGGGCGAAGCCTGAGATAGCGTCCAGCACTTCTTCGACGCTGGGTTTGGTGGACAGCGGTTTGCCGATCAGCACGGCGATTTCCGCCTCGTAGTGCACCGAGCCGCGATCGGTCGGGATCTTGAAACCACCTTCCAGTGGCACCACGCAACTGCCTGGCTTGATGAACAGCAAGGGCTCGGTGGGCACCGGGTTGTCCAATTCCTTGGCGTGTTCGGCATAGTTGCGGCCGATGCACACCACCTTGCCCAGCGGGAAATGAATACGCGTACCGTCGAGATACTGGTGCTGATAGCTCATTACCGACTCCTGCCTTTTCGAATTGTCATCAGGTGTTTATGGGTCAAATCGCGAAAATCTTGCCCGGATTCATGATGCCGTTAGGGTCGAACACGGCCTTTACCGCTTTCATGTAGTCGATTTCAACCGCAGAACGACTGTACGTCAGATAGTCGCGCTTGGTCATGCCCACGCCATGTTCGGCGGAGATCGAGCCGTTGTACTTCTCCACGGTTTCGAAGACCCATTTGTTCACGGTCGCGCACTTGGCGAAGAACTCGTCCTTGCTCAGGTTTTCCGGCTTGAGGATGTTCAGGTGCAGGTTGCCGTCGCCGATGTGGCCGAACCAGACGATTTCGAAATCCGGGTAATGTTCGCCGACGATCGCGTCGATTTCCCGCAGGAAGCCAGGGACCTTGGAAACCGTGACCGAGATGTCGTTCTTGTACGGCGTCCAGTGGGAGATGGTTTCGGAGATGTACTCGCGCAGTTTCCACAGGTTCTGCAATTGGGTTTCGCTCTGGCTCATCACGCCGTCCAGCACCCAACCCTGCTCGACGCAGTGTTCGAAGGTTTCCAGCGCATGGTTGGCGACTTCTTCGGTGGTCGCTTCGAATTCCAGCAGGGCATAGAACGGGCAGTCGGTTTCGAACGGCGCGGGCACGTCGCCACGACCGAGCACCTTGGCCAGGGCTTTGTCGGAGAAAAATTCGAACGCGGTGAGATCGAGCTTGCCCTGGAAGGCATGCAGCACGGGCATGATCGAGTCGAAGTCCGGCGTCCCGAG from the Pseudomonas marvdashtae genome contains:
- a CDS encoding fumarylacetoacetate hydrolase family protein, translating into MSYQHQYLDGTRIHFPLGKVVCIGRNYAEHAKELDNPVPTEPLLFIKPGSCVVPLEGGFKIPTDRGSVHYEAEIAVLIGKPLSTKPSVEEVLDAISGFAPALDLTLRDKQAELKGKGLPWEVAKSFDGAAVIAPFVSKDAFADLTDIPVRLTINGEVRQDGNSSLMLNPIVPMIQYMAGCFSLQAGDVILTGTPAGVGPLNVGDELVLELPGASRFESSVR
- a CDS encoding FAD-binding oxidoreductase — its product is MTNPAVIDELKTLVEPGKVLTDADSLNAYGKDWTKHYAPAPTAIVFPKTTEQVQAIVRWANTHKVALVPSGGRTGLSAAAVAANGEVVVSFDYMNQILDVNLTDRTAVCQPGVITEQLQNKAEEHGLYYPVDFASAGSSQIGGNIGTNAGGIKVIRYGMTRNWVAGMKVVTGKGDLLELNKDLIKNATGYDLRQLFIGAEGTLGFVVEATMRLDRAPKNLTAMVLGTPDFDSIMPVLHAFQGKLDLTAFEFFSDKALAKVLGRGDVPAPFETDCPFYALLEFEATTEEVANHALETFEHCVEQGWVLDGVMSQSETQLQNLWKLREYISETISHWTPYKNDISVTVSKVPGFLREIDAIVGEHYPDFEIVWFGHIGDGNLHLNILKPENLSKDEFFAKCATVNKWVFETVEKYNGSISAEHGVGMTKRDYLTYSRSAVEIDYMKAVKAVFDPNGIMNPGKIFAI